A part of Ammospiza nelsoni isolate bAmmNel1 chromosome 9, bAmmNel1.pri, whole genome shotgun sequence genomic DNA contains:
- the LHX9 gene encoding LIM/homeobox protein Lhx9 isoform X2 gives MLFHGISGGHIQGIMEEMERRSKTESRLAKGGQMNGRDTNMPPMSPEKPALCAGCGGKISDRYYLLAVDKQWHLRCLKCCECKLALESELTCFAKDGSIYCKEDYYRRFSVQRCARCHLGISASEMVMRARESVYHLSCFTCTTCNKTLTTGDHFGMKDNLVYCRAHFESLLQGEYPPQLSYTELAAKSGGLALPYFNGTGTVQKGRPRKRKSPALGVDIVSYNSGCNENEADHLDRDQQPYPPSQKTKRMRTSFKHHQLRTMKSYFAINHNPDAKDLKQLAQKTGLTKRVLQVWFQNARAKFRRNLLRQENGGVDKADGTSLPAPPSADSGALTPPGTATTLTDLTNPTITVVTSVTSNLDSHESGSPSQTTLTNLF, from the exons ATGCTTTTCCACGGGATCTCCGGAGGCCACATCCAAGGAATCATGGAAGAGATGGAGAGGCGATCTAAGACCGAGTCCCGCCTGGCCAAAGGGGGACAGATGAACGGCCGAGATACG AACATGCCCCCCATGAGCCCCGAGAAGCCTGCTTTGTGTGCTGGTTGTGGAGGGAAGATCTCAGACAGATATTACCTGCTGGCTGTTGACAAACAATGGCACCTCAGGTGTCTTAAGTGCTGTGAATGTAAACTGGCTTTGGAGTCAGAACTCACCTGCTTTGCCAAGGACGGCAGTATTTACTGCAAGGAGGATTACTACAG aAGGTTCTCCGTGCAGAGATGTGCCCGCTGCCACCTTGGGATCTCAGCCTCTGAAATGGTCATGAGAGCCAGGGAATCGGTTTATCACCTGAGCTGCTTCACCTGCACCACCTGCAACAAGACTCTGACCACGGGCGATCACTTTGGCATGAAGGACAACCTGGTTTACTGCAGGGCCCACTTCGAGTCCCTTTTGCAAGGAGAATACCCCCCTCAGCTGAGCTACACCGAGCTGGCTGCCAAGAGCGGAGGGCTGGCCCTGCCTTACTTCAACGGCACTGGCACGGTCCAGAAGGGGAGGCCCAGGAAACGAAAGAGCCCTGCCTTGGGAGTGGACATCGTCAGCTACAACTCAG GTTGTAATGAGAATGAGGCAGATCACCTGGACAGAGACCAGCAGCCTTATCCCCCATCCCAGAAAACAAAGCGCATGCGTACCTCCTTCAAACACCACCAGCTTCGTACCATGAAGTCCTACTTTGCTATCAACCACAACCCAGATGCCAAGGACCTCAAGCAGCTTGCCCAGAAAACAGGCCTGACCAAGAGAGTTCTGCAG GTTTGGTTTCAAAACGCAAGAGCCAAATTCAGAAGGAACCTTTTGCGGCAGGAGAATGGGGGTGTCGATAAAGCTGACGGCACCTCGCTCCCGGCACCGCCCTCAGCAGACAGCGGCGCACTCACTCCACCCGGCACTGCGACCACTTTAACAGACCTGACCAATCCCACTATCACTGTAGTGACATCAGTGACCTCTAACTTGGACAGCCACGAATCCGGGAGCCCCTCACAAACTACCTTAACGAACCTTTTCTaa
- the LHX9 gene encoding LIM/homeobox protein Lhx9 isoform X3 — protein sequence MEIVGCRAEENTCPFRPPAMLFHGISGGHIQGIMEEMERRSKTESRLAKGGQMNGRDTNMPPMSPEKPALCAGCGGKISDRYYLLAVDKQWHLRCLKCCECKLALESELTCFAKDGSIYCKEDYYRRFSVQRCARCHLGISASEMVMRARESVYHLSCFTCTTCNKTLTTGDHFGMKDNLVYCRAHFESLLQGEYPPQLSYTELAAKSGGLALPYFNGTGTVQKGRPRKRKSPALGVDIVSYNSGCNENEADHLDRDQQPYPPSQKTKRMRTSFKHHQLRTMKSYFAINHNPDAKDLKQLAQKTGLTKRVLQGEQIMGHYSQTSRRLKIP from the exons ATGGAAATAGTGGGgtgcagagcagaagaaaatacTTGTCCTTTCCGTCCCCCAGCCATGCTTTTCCACGGGATCTCCGGAGGCCACATCCAAGGAATCATGGAAGAGATGGAGAGGCGATCTAAGACCGAGTCCCGCCTGGCCAAAGGGGGACAGATGAACGGCCGAGATACG AACATGCCCCCCATGAGCCCCGAGAAGCCTGCTTTGTGTGCTGGTTGTGGAGGGAAGATCTCAGACAGATATTACCTGCTGGCTGTTGACAAACAATGGCACCTCAGGTGTCTTAAGTGCTGTGAATGTAAACTGGCTTTGGAGTCAGAACTCACCTGCTTTGCCAAGGACGGCAGTATTTACTGCAAGGAGGATTACTACAG aAGGTTCTCCGTGCAGAGATGTGCCCGCTGCCACCTTGGGATCTCAGCCTCTGAAATGGTCATGAGAGCCAGGGAATCGGTTTATCACCTGAGCTGCTTCACCTGCACCACCTGCAACAAGACTCTGACCACGGGCGATCACTTTGGCATGAAGGACAACCTGGTTTACTGCAGGGCCCACTTCGAGTCCCTTTTGCAAGGAGAATACCCCCCTCAGCTGAGCTACACCGAGCTGGCTGCCAAGAGCGGAGGGCTGGCCCTGCCTTACTTCAACGGCACTGGCACGGTCCAGAAGGGGAGGCCCAGGAAACGAAAGAGCCCTGCCTTGGGAGTGGACATCGTCAGCTACAACTCAG GTTGTAATGAGAATGAGGCAGATCACCTGGACAGAGACCAGCAGCCTTATCCCCCATCCCAGAAAACAAAGCGCATGCGTACCTCCTTCAAACACCACCAGCTTCGTACCATGAAGTCCTACTTTGCTATCAACCACAACCCAGATGCCAAGGACCTCAAGCAGCTTGCCCAGAAAACAGGCCTGACCAAGAGAGTTCTGCAG GGAGAACAAATCATGGGGCATTACAGCCAAACATCCCGACGTTTGAAAATTCCCTAA
- the LHX9 gene encoding LIM/homeobox protein Lhx9 isoform X1: MEIVGCRAEENTCPFRPPAMLFHGISGGHIQGIMEEMERRSKTESRLAKGGQMNGRDTNMPPMSPEKPALCAGCGGKISDRYYLLAVDKQWHLRCLKCCECKLALESELTCFAKDGSIYCKEDYYRRFSVQRCARCHLGISASEMVMRARESVYHLSCFTCTTCNKTLTTGDHFGMKDNLVYCRAHFESLLQGEYPPQLSYTELAAKSGGLALPYFNGTGTVQKGRPRKRKSPALGVDIVSYNSGCNENEADHLDRDQQPYPPSQKTKRMRTSFKHHQLRTMKSYFAINHNPDAKDLKQLAQKTGLTKRVLQVWFQNARAKFRRNLLRQENGGVDKADGTSLPAPPSADSGALTPPGTATTLTDLTNPTITVVTSVTSNLDSHESGSPSQTTLTNLF, encoded by the exons ATGGAAATAGTGGGgtgcagagcagaagaaaatacTTGTCCTTTCCGTCCCCCAGCCATGCTTTTCCACGGGATCTCCGGAGGCCACATCCAAGGAATCATGGAAGAGATGGAGAGGCGATCTAAGACCGAGTCCCGCCTGGCCAAAGGGGGACAGATGAACGGCCGAGATACG AACATGCCCCCCATGAGCCCCGAGAAGCCTGCTTTGTGTGCTGGTTGTGGAGGGAAGATCTCAGACAGATATTACCTGCTGGCTGTTGACAAACAATGGCACCTCAGGTGTCTTAAGTGCTGTGAATGTAAACTGGCTTTGGAGTCAGAACTCACCTGCTTTGCCAAGGACGGCAGTATTTACTGCAAGGAGGATTACTACAG aAGGTTCTCCGTGCAGAGATGTGCCCGCTGCCACCTTGGGATCTCAGCCTCTGAAATGGTCATGAGAGCCAGGGAATCGGTTTATCACCTGAGCTGCTTCACCTGCACCACCTGCAACAAGACTCTGACCACGGGCGATCACTTTGGCATGAAGGACAACCTGGTTTACTGCAGGGCCCACTTCGAGTCCCTTTTGCAAGGAGAATACCCCCCTCAGCTGAGCTACACCGAGCTGGCTGCCAAGAGCGGAGGGCTGGCCCTGCCTTACTTCAACGGCACTGGCACGGTCCAGAAGGGGAGGCCCAGGAAACGAAAGAGCCCTGCCTTGGGAGTGGACATCGTCAGCTACAACTCAG GTTGTAATGAGAATGAGGCAGATCACCTGGACAGAGACCAGCAGCCTTATCCCCCATCCCAGAAAACAAAGCGCATGCGTACCTCCTTCAAACACCACCAGCTTCGTACCATGAAGTCCTACTTTGCTATCAACCACAACCCAGATGCCAAGGACCTCAAGCAGCTTGCCCAGAAAACAGGCCTGACCAAGAGAGTTCTGCAG GTTTGGTTTCAAAACGCAAGAGCCAAATTCAGAAGGAACCTTTTGCGGCAGGAGAATGGGGGTGTCGATAAAGCTGACGGCACCTCGCTCCCGGCACCGCCCTCAGCAGACAGCGGCGCACTCACTCCACCCGGCACTGCGACCACTTTAACAGACCTGACCAATCCCACTATCACTGTAGTGACATCAGTGACCTCTAACTTGGACAGCCACGAATCCGGGAGCCCCTCACAAACTACCTTAACGAACCTTTTCTaa